A genomic segment from Pollutimonas thiosulfatoxidans encodes:
- a CDS encoding assimilatory sulfite reductase (NADPH) flavoprotein subunit, which yields MLAPSYLPESKQTLITELTEGLESNALSWLSGYFAGVAQGRQALRTAPPPVLATATDVAVARQLTIIYGSQTGNAKRVAESLAERAGGLGLTARLVRADRYTTRELKDEQLLYIVMSTQGDGDPPDDSLAFVEFLRSRRAPKLPQLKYAVLGLGDSSYPLFCGIAQSIDARLAELGGERLHDLGTADLDIETVAIPWTDSAIALAQKALKAQDIPTASVTPLHPKTSRATRDQPFLAEVLLNQPITAAGSDKDVRHLEISLEGSQLSYQPGDALGVWPTQASVLVDQVLATLSLEGAQQIEIGNTTRSLHEWLARHRELTQLTRPFLAAHAELAGSDELKALLQPDALDGLKAFLETRQLLDLLKAYPASWSGLALVKALRPLTPRMYSIASSQSVVDEEVHLTLATINYEYEGESRWGVASNFLAALDEGEKLPIFIEENQRFRLPSDTSRDVIMIGPGTGVAPFRAFVQERSATAASGRNWLFFGNPHFASDFLYQTEWQRALADGDLHRLDLAFSRDQADKVYVQDKLTERASEVYEWIQDGAHVYVCGDATRMAKDVHQALLRIGRQEGAMDEVQAKEWLDGLAAQGRYARDVY from the coding sequence ATGCTGGCCCCTTCTTATCTACCCGAATCCAAACAGACACTGATCACCGAACTGACCGAAGGTCTGGAGTCCAACGCCTTGAGTTGGCTTTCCGGTTACTTCGCCGGTGTGGCGCAAGGCCGCCAGGCGCTACGTACTGCGCCGCCCCCGGTGCTCGCCACCGCCACCGATGTTGCGGTGGCACGTCAGCTAACCATCATTTATGGCAGCCAGACCGGCAACGCCAAACGCGTGGCCGAATCGCTGGCCGAGCGCGCCGGCGGGCTGGGCCTGACTGCCCGCCTGGTACGCGCCGACCGCTACACCACCCGCGAACTCAAGGACGAACAGTTGCTGTACATCGTCATGAGCACACAGGGCGACGGCGATCCGCCCGACGACTCTCTGGCGTTTGTCGAGTTCCTGCGTAGCCGACGCGCGCCCAAGCTGCCGCAGCTGAAGTACGCCGTCCTGGGGCTGGGAGACTCCAGCTATCCGCTGTTCTGCGGCATCGCGCAAAGCATCGATGCCCGCCTCGCCGAGTTGGGCGGCGAGCGTCTGCACGACCTGGGCACCGCGGATCTGGACATCGAGACGGTAGCCATACCCTGGACGGACAGCGCCATTGCCTTGGCGCAGAAGGCGCTAAAAGCCCAAGACATTCCGACCGCCAGCGTTACCCCCCTGCACCCTAAAACTTCCCGTGCGACCCGGGATCAGCCATTCCTGGCTGAAGTCCTGCTGAACCAACCCATCACCGCAGCAGGCAGCGACAAGGACGTGCGTCACCTCGAAATCTCGCTGGAGGGCAGCCAACTTAGCTACCAGCCCGGCGATGCACTCGGTGTATGGCCGACACAGGCCAGCGTGCTGGTCGACCAGGTACTGGCGACGCTGTCGCTGGAGGGCGCCCAACAGATCGAGATCGGCAATACGACCCGCAGCCTGCATGAGTGGCTGGCGCGGCACCGTGAACTGACGCAACTGACCCGGCCCTTCCTGGCCGCCCATGCCGAGCTGGCGGGCAGCGACGAGCTGAAAGCGCTGTTGCAGCCCGATGCGCTGGACGGCCTCAAGGCCTTCCTGGAAACGCGTCAACTGCTCGATCTGCTGAAGGCTTACCCTGCCAGTTGGTCCGGCCTCGCCCTGGTCAAGGCCTTGCGCCCTTTGACACCCCGTATGTATTCCATTGCCTCCAGCCAGTCCGTGGTCGATGAGGAAGTGCACCTGACGCTCGCCACCATCAACTACGAATACGAAGGCGAGTCGCGCTGGGGCGTGGCATCCAACTTTCTGGCCGCGCTGGACGAGGGTGAAAAACTGCCCATCTTTATAGAAGAAAACCAGCGCTTTCGTCTGCCGTCCGATACGTCGCGCGATGTGATCATGATAGGACCCGGCACCGGCGTGGCGCCCTTTCGCGCCTTTGTGCAAGAGCGCAGCGCTACGGCCGCTTCGGGTCGTAACTGGCTGTTCTTCGGCAACCCGCATTTCGCAAGCGATTTCCTCTATCAGACCGAATGGCAACGCGCCCTGGCGGACGGCGATCTGCACAGACTGGACCTGGCCTTCTCTCGCGATCAGGCCGACAAAGTCTATGTGCAGGACAAACTGACCGAGCGTGCCAGCGAAGTCTATGAATGGATACAGGATGGCGCCCATGTCTATGTGTGTGGGGATGCTACCCGGATGGCCAAGGATGTGCATCAGGCATTGCTGCGCATCGGCCGACAGGAAGGCGCCATGGATGAAGTGCAGGCCAAGGAATGGCTGGATGGCCTGGCGGCGCAGGGCCGCTATGCCCGAGACGTTTACTGA
- the cysI gene encoding assimilatory sulfite reductase (NADPH) hemoprotein subunit has product MSNTVSHLEDIKAASRHLRGTIEEGLNDPVTGAISDDDNKLLKFHGSYQQDDRDIRDERRRRKLEPAYAFMVRARLPGGVVTPAQWLAFDDIARGYATRGLRITTRQTFQWHGIIKRNLKPTLQAINQAMATTIAACGDVNRQVVSSVNPLLSGQHRLVQEWTNKLSDHFIPRTRAYHEIWLDGEKLTGEPEEEPIYGSTYLPRKFKIGVAIPPTNDIDVFAQDLGLIAIIEKGKLLGFNVAIGGGMGATHGDDSTYARLGSLIGFVPPEQVIATAEGVVTLQRDYGNRIERQHARLKYTIDHRGLDWFKQALEERIGFALQPLRPYHFDQNGDRYGWQQGEDGRWHLGLDIESGRLWDVEGKRLQTGVREIAKILKGEFRMTCNQNLVIANVDARDRQQIDALVAQYGLDGYKQHSGIRQHTIACVALPTCGLAMAESERYAPILLPKLEALLSQHGLADAPIVLRLSGCPNGCSRPYLAEIALIGRALGRYDLRLGADFTGQRLNTLYRENIDEAEILSELDSLFAGYARERQGDEKFGDFLIRSAVIPPPTQKLIPIRLDTVTLPNTA; this is encoded by the coding sequence ATGAGCAACACGGTATCTCATCTGGAAGACATCAAGGCGGCCAGCCGCCACTTGCGCGGCACGATCGAAGAAGGTTTGAATGACCCCGTTACCGGAGCCATCAGCGACGACGACAACAAGCTGTTGAAATTTCATGGCAGCTATCAGCAAGACGATCGCGATATTCGCGACGAACGCCGGCGGCGCAAGCTGGAACCCGCCTACGCCTTCATGGTGCGAGCGAGACTGCCGGGAGGCGTAGTGACGCCCGCGCAATGGCTGGCCTTTGACGACATTGCCAGAGGGTACGCCACGCGCGGCCTGCGCATTACCACGCGCCAGACTTTCCAATGGCACGGCATCATCAAACGCAACCTCAAACCCACCCTCCAGGCCATCAACCAGGCCATGGCGACCACCATTGCAGCCTGTGGCGACGTAAACCGCCAGGTTGTCAGCTCAGTCAACCCGCTGCTGTCCGGGCAGCATCGCCTGGTTCAGGAATGGACCAACAAGCTTTCCGATCATTTCATACCGCGCACACGCGCCTATCACGAGATATGGCTGGATGGCGAGAAGCTTACGGGCGAGCCGGAAGAAGAGCCCATATACGGCAGCACCTATCTGCCGCGCAAGTTCAAAATTGGTGTCGCCATACCGCCCACCAACGACATTGATGTCTTCGCCCAGGATCTGGGCTTGATTGCCATCATCGAGAAAGGCAAGTTGCTTGGCTTTAATGTGGCGATCGGGGGCGGGATGGGCGCCACACATGGCGACGACTCCACCTACGCGCGGCTGGGCAGCCTGATCGGCTTCGTGCCGCCCGAACAAGTGATTGCCACGGCCGAAGGCGTAGTGACCTTGCAGCGCGACTACGGCAACCGGATCGAACGTCAACACGCCCGCCTGAAATACACCATAGACCACCGGGGCCTGGACTGGTTCAAGCAGGCACTGGAGGAGCGCATCGGCTTCGCCCTGCAGCCGCTGCGCCCTTACCATTTCGACCAGAACGGTGATCGCTACGGCTGGCAGCAAGGCGAGGATGGGCGCTGGCACCTGGGGCTGGACATCGAGTCTGGGCGGCTCTGGGATGTAGAGGGCAAACGGCTGCAGACTGGTGTGCGCGAGATCGCCAAGATACTCAAGGGCGAATTCAGGATGACTTGCAACCAGAACCTGGTAATAGCCAATGTCGACGCCAGGGATCGTCAGCAAATCGATGCCCTGGTGGCACAGTACGGACTGGATGGCTACAAGCAGCACAGCGGTATCCGGCAACACACCATCGCCTGTGTCGCCCTGCCTACTTGCGGCCTGGCGATGGCCGAAAGCGAACGCTACGCCCCCATATTGCTACCCAAGCTGGAAGCGCTGCTGTCACAACACGGCTTGGCCGATGCCCCTATCGTCTTGCGGCTGTCGGGCTGCCCCAATGGCTGCTCACGGCCATACCTCGCCGAAATCGCATTGATAGGTCGGGCACTGGGGCGCTATGATCTGCGGCTGGGCGCAGACTTTACAGGTCAACGACTTAATACCTTGTATCGCGAAAACATCGACGAGGCGGAAATCCTCTCGGAACTCGACTCCTTGTTTGCCGGCTATGCGCGCGAACGCCAGGGCGATGAGAAGTTTGGCGATTTCCTGATAAGGTCTGCGGTCATTCCACCGCCCACCCAGAAGTTGATTCCTATTCGGCTGGATACTGTGACACTACCGAACACCGCATGA